A window of Selenomonadales bacterium genomic DNA:
GGCATTGACGATCTCCAAAAATCTCGGCATCGAACGCGGCGCGAATACCTTACCTGCAAACAACGTATGTACCGTTTCTTCGACATAATCGATCTTGTCGGGATCACTGATAGCAAGCATCTTCAGTATATCGCGCGGATCTTCGTAGAAGGCTTCACCGATCTCGACTGCTTTCGTTTCGACACGCGCCTCATATGCTCGCGTATCGTCCGTTGCTTTATCGACATACAACGTATCGTTACGATAGAGCTGGATATACCAGCCTTTTTCACGGAACAAATCAAGCACCGCACGCGCCGCATCTTCGTCAAGACATCGCTTCATTAAGACTTCTTCCGATACAGCAGTCTTTACAAACGCACCGTTATACGAGATAAGCGGTACATCAATACCGATCTCTTTCGCGATCTTCTGCGCCGATTCGTACATACGACCTGTCGCGATCGTTACGATAACGCCACGCGCGACTGCTTCTTGTATCGCCTTTTTATTCGCCTCCGACACGATACATTCCTCATTCAAAAGCGTGTCATCAAGGTCTACTGCCAATAATTTTATCGTCATGTTTATCATTCTCCTCCCCGCATCTCTTTTCACTACCATCATACCAGCAGGAAAGAGTCCGTTTTCTTACCAAATAACATCAGGATCGACATCGGCTACATCTGCCGTACCCGTCAAGATCATAGCCGCTTCCAATTCATTTGCCATTTTGTTTATCATGAAAGCAACGCCTTCTGCGCCGCCGCCTGCCGCGCCGACCATAAGCGGACGACCGACAAGAACGGCATCGGCACCGAGTGCAAGCATCTTCAATATATCTCCGCCGCTTCTGATACCACCGTCAACAAGGATCGTCAGACGACCGTCTACGACGTCTGCGATCTCCGGAAGAACTTCTGCCGTACCCGGAAGATCATCAAGCGCACGACCGCCGTGGTTCGATACGACGATCGCATCGACACCAGCCTGACAGCAGAGTTCTGCATCGATCGGGCTCATGATACCTTTGACGATGAACGGGATCTTCGTTTCACGTTTGATCTTCGCAAGCTGATCTACCGTTTTCGGGAATACCGGCTGTCCCGCACGTTTCATATTAA
This region includes:
- a CDS encoding HAD family phosphatase encodes the protein MTIKLLAVDLDDTLLNEECIVSEANKKAIQEAVARGVIVTIATGRMYESAQKIAKEIGIDVPLISYNGAFVKTAVSEEVLMKRCLDEDAARAVLDLFREKGWYIQLYRNDTLYVDKATDDTRAYEARVETKAVEIGEAFYEDPRDILKMLAISDPDKIDYVEETVHTLFAGKVFAPRSMPRFLEIVNAKVNKGEALRFVAEHFGIKREEVMAIGDSNNDIAMLEYAGIGIAMGNAKPRVLEVADAITATNAKDGVAEAIKKYILAE